From the Microplitis mediator isolate UGA2020A chromosome 6, iyMicMedi2.1, whole genome shotgun sequence genome, one window contains:
- the LOC130669295 gene encoding glutamic acid-rich protein-like isoform X4, which yields MSGDVQPRKRKEKRRKREDEDSGTPPPQLVNPAEHAMDNVTIHVYKEGSTGGHWCAKIIFFALFSVLIGLVGVIILEHRGTTDVDTPISSSKWAMIFDGWVDDILPSHDNEPHEEENSKEVEHEDEDDHDKESHEEDHDDEDEDEGIGSEEEDNEEDEEDDDEVNESEAVDIEDEDDEEENSEDIEDDEEENSEDIEDDEEENSEDIQDDEEEEEEEEEEEDDNEVDVSKVENDEDEGFEDDDNETYENLDETDELEDENESADKENDDNDENEEEDENNEEDEDDITNISAPDVDVSVEGVHSPSKEDEETDYEFMGMPGIHEKEDFEKMEIVEGIEVPKEENEDVLDETSVPVKFGVGVALVIAAHIVLVRRWKNAEETMELKRRNSIVPPTIPKKLIVTGDSNKKQQQAKTYQDLKSKYTNLQQDIKRVNKPLSSVENLRDVEKNVSKTKNEPQEIYTSESERFSGTEIESDYLDDDLEAEEDLEDEEELDDEEDIEAEEVDDTELVAKLEAKYGKLPTPSQSEEEEEDEEEEEEEDEEEIEDEEEEEEDDEGDWKPGINAPKAVYSSVEDKKLKEKESARERQVHPPPRGGRQAFESIHPGDYDNVNIQDEIEHWLARDLDN from the exons atgtCTGGTGATGTACAACCGAGAAAACGTAAAGAAAAAAGACGTAAAAGAG AAGACGAAGATTCAGGAACTCCACCCCCGCAATTAGTAAATCCAGCTGAGCATGCAATGGATAATGTTACGATACATGTCTACAAAGAAGGATCAACAGGAGGTCATTGGTGTGCgaagattatattttttgcattattttCAGTATTGATTGGTCTTGTTGGAGTCATTATTTTAGAGCATCGAGGTACTACTGACG TGGATACGCCAATAAGTTCATCAAAATGGGCGATGATTTTTGATGGATGGGTAGATGATATTCTTCCGAGTCATGATAATGAACCGCATGAAGAAGAAAATAGTAAAGAAGTTGAGCATGAGGACGAAGATGATCATGATAAAGAAAGTCATGAAGAAGATCatgatgatgaagatgaagatgaagGTATTGGATCTGAAGAAGAGGATAACGAGGAAGATgaagaagatgatgatgaagtAAATGAATCAGAAGCTGTAGATATAGAGGATGAAGATGATGAAGAGGAAAATTCAGAAGACATTGAAGACGACGAAGAAGAAAATTCAGAAGATATTGAAGATGATGAAGAAGAAAATTCAGAAGATATTCAGGATGATgaagaggaagaagaagaggaggaagaagaagaagatgatAATGAAGTCGATGTATCTAAAGTTGAAAATGATGAAGATGAAGGTTTTgaagatgatgataatgaaacTTATGAAAATCTTGATGAAACTGATGAATTAGAAGATGAAAATGAATCTGCAGATAAagaaaatgatgataatgatgaaaatGAGGAAGAAGATGAGAATAATGAAGAAGATGAAGATGATATAACTAATATATCAGCGCCTGATGTAGATGTTAGTGTAGAGGGCGTACACTCGCCCTCTAAAGAAGATGAAGAAACAGATTATGAATTTATGGGAATGCCAGGAATTCATGAGAAAGaggattttgaaaaa ATGGAAATAGTTGAAGGTATCGAAGTACCTAAAGAAGAAAACGAAGACGTATTAGACGAAACAAGTG TGCCAGTGAAATTTGGAGTTGGTGTTGCACTAGTCATTGCCGCTCATATTGTTCTGGTTAGAAGGTGGAAAAATg cAGAAGAAACaatggaattaaaaagaaGAAATAGTATTGTACCGCCAacaataccaaaaaaattaattgtaactggggatagtaataaaaaacaacaacaagCAAAAACTTATCAagatttaaaatctaaatatacAAATTTGCAACAAGATATTAAGAGGGTTAATAAACCATTGAGTTCAGTTGAAAATTTACGag atgtggaaaaaaatgtttcaaaaacaaaaaatgaacCACAAGAAATTTATACTTCGGAAAGTGAACGATTTTCTGGGACTGAAATCGAGTCAGATTATTTGGATGATGATTTAGAAGCTGAAGAAGATTTGGAAGACGAAGAAGAACTGGATGATGAGGAAGACATTGAAGCTGAAGAAGTTGATGACACCGAATTGGTTGCTAAATTGGAAGCTAAGTATGGAAAACTGCCTACTCCGAGTCAGagtgaagaagaagaagaagacgaaGAAGAGGAAGAGGAGGAGGATGAAGAAGAAATcgaagatgaagaagaagaagaggaaGACGACGAAGGAGATTGGAaac CAGGTATAAATGCTCCGAAGGCAGTGTATTCTAGtgttgaagataaaaaattaaaagaaaaagaatctGCGAGAGAACGTCAAGTTCATCCGCCTCCTCGAGGTGGTCGTCAAGCTTTTGAATCCATTCATCCTGGAGATTATGATAATGTGAATATCCAAGATGAAATTGAACACTGGTTAGCGCGG gatttagataattaa
- the LOC130669295 gene encoding glutamic acid-rich protein-like isoform X2: MSGDVQPRKRKEKRRKRVEGEYHIQRIQILVEDEDSGTPPPQLVNPAEHAMDNVTIHVYKEGSTGGHWCAKIIFFALFSVLIGLVGVIILEHRGTTDVDTPISSSKWAMIFDGWVDDILPSHDNEPHEEENSKEVEHEDEDDHDKESHEEDHDDEDEDEGIGSEEEDNEEDEEDDDEVNESEAVDIEDEDDEEENSEDIEDDEEENSEDIEDDEEENSEDIQDDEEEEEEEEEEEDDNEVDVSKVENDEDEGFEDDDNETYENLDETDELEDENESADKENDDNDENEEEDENNEEDEDDITNISAPDVDVSVEGVHSPSKEDEETDYEFMGMPGIHEKEDFEKMEIVEGIEVPKEENEDVLDETSVPVKFGVGVALVIAAHIVLVRRWKNAEETMELKRRNSIVPPTIPKKLIVTGDSNKKQQQAKTYQDLKSKYTNLQQDIKRVNKPLSSVENLRDVEKNVSKTKNEPQEIYTSESERFSGTEIESDYLDDDLEAEEDLEDEEELDDEEDIEAEEVDDTELVAKLEAKYGKLPTPSQSEEEEEDEEEEEEEDEEEIEDEEEEEEDDEGDWKRINAPKAVYSSVEDKKLKEKESARERQVHPPPRGGRQAFESIHPGDYDNVNIQDEIEHWLARDLDN, encoded by the exons atgtCTGGTGATGTACAACCGAGAAAACGTAAAGAAAAAAGACGTAAAAGAG ttgagGGAGAGTACCACATACAAAGGATACAAATTCTCgttg AAGACGAAGATTCAGGAACTCCACCCCCGCAATTAGTAAATCCAGCTGAGCATGCAATGGATAATGTTACGATACATGTCTACAAAGAAGGATCAACAGGAGGTCATTGGTGTGCgaagattatattttttgcattattttCAGTATTGATTGGTCTTGTTGGAGTCATTATTTTAGAGCATCGAGGTACTACTGACG TGGATACGCCAATAAGTTCATCAAAATGGGCGATGATTTTTGATGGATGGGTAGATGATATTCTTCCGAGTCATGATAATGAACCGCATGAAGAAGAAAATAGTAAAGAAGTTGAGCATGAGGACGAAGATGATCATGATAAAGAAAGTCATGAAGAAGATCatgatgatgaagatgaagatgaagGTATTGGATCTGAAGAAGAGGATAACGAGGAAGATgaagaagatgatgatgaagtAAATGAATCAGAAGCTGTAGATATAGAGGATGAAGATGATGAAGAGGAAAATTCAGAAGACATTGAAGACGACGAAGAAGAAAATTCAGAAGATATTGAAGATGATGAAGAAGAAAATTCAGAAGATATTCAGGATGATgaagaggaagaagaagaggaggaagaagaagaagatgatAATGAAGTCGATGTATCTAAAGTTGAAAATGATGAAGATGAAGGTTTTgaagatgatgataatgaaacTTATGAAAATCTTGATGAAACTGATGAATTAGAAGATGAAAATGAATCTGCAGATAAagaaaatgatgataatgatgaaaatGAGGAAGAAGATGAGAATAATGAAGAAGATGAAGATGATATAACTAATATATCAGCGCCTGATGTAGATGTTAGTGTAGAGGGCGTACACTCGCCCTCTAAAGAAGATGAAGAAACAGATTATGAATTTATGGGAATGCCAGGAATTCATGAGAAAGaggattttgaaaaa ATGGAAATAGTTGAAGGTATCGAAGTACCTAAAGAAGAAAACGAAGACGTATTAGACGAAACAAGTG TGCCAGTGAAATTTGGAGTTGGTGTTGCACTAGTCATTGCCGCTCATATTGTTCTGGTTAGAAGGTGGAAAAATg cAGAAGAAACaatggaattaaaaagaaGAAATAGTATTGTACCGCCAacaataccaaaaaaattaattgtaactggggatagtaataaaaaacaacaacaagCAAAAACTTATCAagatttaaaatctaaatatacAAATTTGCAACAAGATATTAAGAGGGTTAATAAACCATTGAGTTCAGTTGAAAATTTACGag atgtggaaaaaaatgtttcaaaaacaaaaaatgaacCACAAGAAATTTATACTTCGGAAAGTGAACGATTTTCTGGGACTGAAATCGAGTCAGATTATTTGGATGATGATTTAGAAGCTGAAGAAGATTTGGAAGACGAAGAAGAACTGGATGATGAGGAAGACATTGAAGCTGAAGAAGTTGATGACACCGAATTGGTTGCTAAATTGGAAGCTAAGTATGGAAAACTGCCTACTCCGAGTCAGagtgaagaagaagaagaagacgaaGAAGAGGAAGAGGAGGAGGATGAAGAAGAAATcgaagatgaagaagaagaagaggaaGACGACGAAGGAGATTGGAaac GTATAAATGCTCCGAAGGCAGTGTATTCTAGtgttgaagataaaaaattaaaagaaaaagaatctGCGAGAGAACGTCAAGTTCATCCGCCTCCTCGAGGTGGTCGTCAAGCTTTTGAATCCATTCATCCTGGAGATTATGATAATGTGAATATCCAAGATGAAATTGAACACTGGTTAGCGCGG gatttagataattaa
- the LOC130669295 gene encoding glutamic acid-rich protein-like isoform X1: MSGDVQPRKRKEKRRKRVEGEYHIQRIQILVEDEDSGTPPPQLVNPAEHAMDNVTIHVYKEGSTGGHWCAKIIFFALFSVLIGLVGVIILEHRGTTDVDTPISSSKWAMIFDGWVDDILPSHDNEPHEEENSKEVEHEDEDDHDKESHEEDHDDEDEDEGIGSEEEDNEEDEEDDDEVNESEAVDIEDEDDEEENSEDIEDDEEENSEDIEDDEEENSEDIQDDEEEEEEEEEEEDDNEVDVSKVENDEDEGFEDDDNETYENLDETDELEDENESADKENDDNDENEEEDENNEEDEDDITNISAPDVDVSVEGVHSPSKEDEETDYEFMGMPGIHEKEDFEKMEIVEGIEVPKEENEDVLDETSVPVKFGVGVALVIAAHIVLVRRWKNAEETMELKRRNSIVPPTIPKKLIVTGDSNKKQQQAKTYQDLKSKYTNLQQDIKRVNKPLSSVENLRDVEKNVSKTKNEPQEIYTSESERFSGTEIESDYLDDDLEAEEDLEDEEELDDEEDIEAEEVDDTELVAKLEAKYGKLPTPSQSEEEEEDEEEEEEEDEEEIEDEEEEEEDDEGDWKPGINAPKAVYSSVEDKKLKEKESARERQVHPPPRGGRQAFESIHPGDYDNVNIQDEIEHWLARDLDN; the protein is encoded by the exons atgtCTGGTGATGTACAACCGAGAAAACGTAAAGAAAAAAGACGTAAAAGAG ttgagGGAGAGTACCACATACAAAGGATACAAATTCTCgttg AAGACGAAGATTCAGGAACTCCACCCCCGCAATTAGTAAATCCAGCTGAGCATGCAATGGATAATGTTACGATACATGTCTACAAAGAAGGATCAACAGGAGGTCATTGGTGTGCgaagattatattttttgcattattttCAGTATTGATTGGTCTTGTTGGAGTCATTATTTTAGAGCATCGAGGTACTACTGACG TGGATACGCCAATAAGTTCATCAAAATGGGCGATGATTTTTGATGGATGGGTAGATGATATTCTTCCGAGTCATGATAATGAACCGCATGAAGAAGAAAATAGTAAAGAAGTTGAGCATGAGGACGAAGATGATCATGATAAAGAAAGTCATGAAGAAGATCatgatgatgaagatgaagatgaagGTATTGGATCTGAAGAAGAGGATAACGAGGAAGATgaagaagatgatgatgaagtAAATGAATCAGAAGCTGTAGATATAGAGGATGAAGATGATGAAGAGGAAAATTCAGAAGACATTGAAGACGACGAAGAAGAAAATTCAGAAGATATTGAAGATGATGAAGAAGAAAATTCAGAAGATATTCAGGATGATgaagaggaagaagaagaggaggaagaagaagaagatgatAATGAAGTCGATGTATCTAAAGTTGAAAATGATGAAGATGAAGGTTTTgaagatgatgataatgaaacTTATGAAAATCTTGATGAAACTGATGAATTAGAAGATGAAAATGAATCTGCAGATAAagaaaatgatgataatgatgaaaatGAGGAAGAAGATGAGAATAATGAAGAAGATGAAGATGATATAACTAATATATCAGCGCCTGATGTAGATGTTAGTGTAGAGGGCGTACACTCGCCCTCTAAAGAAGATGAAGAAACAGATTATGAATTTATGGGAATGCCAGGAATTCATGAGAAAGaggattttgaaaaa ATGGAAATAGTTGAAGGTATCGAAGTACCTAAAGAAGAAAACGAAGACGTATTAGACGAAACAAGTG TGCCAGTGAAATTTGGAGTTGGTGTTGCACTAGTCATTGCCGCTCATATTGTTCTGGTTAGAAGGTGGAAAAATg cAGAAGAAACaatggaattaaaaagaaGAAATAGTATTGTACCGCCAacaataccaaaaaaattaattgtaactggggatagtaataaaaaacaacaacaagCAAAAACTTATCAagatttaaaatctaaatatacAAATTTGCAACAAGATATTAAGAGGGTTAATAAACCATTGAGTTCAGTTGAAAATTTACGag atgtggaaaaaaatgtttcaaaaacaaaaaatgaacCACAAGAAATTTATACTTCGGAAAGTGAACGATTTTCTGGGACTGAAATCGAGTCAGATTATTTGGATGATGATTTAGAAGCTGAAGAAGATTTGGAAGACGAAGAAGAACTGGATGATGAGGAAGACATTGAAGCTGAAGAAGTTGATGACACCGAATTGGTTGCTAAATTGGAAGCTAAGTATGGAAAACTGCCTACTCCGAGTCAGagtgaagaagaagaagaagacgaaGAAGAGGAAGAGGAGGAGGATGAAGAAGAAATcgaagatgaagaagaagaagaggaaGACGACGAAGGAGATTGGAaac CAGGTATAAATGCTCCGAAGGCAGTGTATTCTAGtgttgaagataaaaaattaaaagaaaaagaatctGCGAGAGAACGTCAAGTTCATCCGCCTCCTCGAGGTGGTCGTCAAGCTTTTGAATCCATTCATCCTGGAGATTATGATAATGTGAATATCCAAGATGAAATTGAACACTGGTTAGCGCGG gatttagataattaa
- the LOC130669295 gene encoding glutamic acid-rich protein-like isoform X3 codes for MSGDVQPRKRKEKRRKRVEGEYHIQRIQILVEDEDSGTPPPQLVNPAEHAMDNVTIHVYKEGSTGGHWCAKIIFFALFSVLIGLVGVIILEHRGTTDVDTPISSSKWAMIFDGWVDDILPSHDNEPHEEENSKEVEHEDEDDHDKESHEEDHDDEDEDEGIGSEEEDNEEDEEDDDEVNESEAVDIEDEDDEEENSEDIEDDEEENSEDIEDDEEENSEDIQDDEEEEEEEEEEEDDNEVDVSKVENDEDEGFEDDDNETYENLDETDELEDENESADKENDDNDENEEEDENNEEDEDDITNISAPDVDVSVEGVHSPSKEDEETDYEFMGMPGIHEKEDFEKMEIVEGIEVPKEENEDVLDETSVPVKFGVGVALVIAAHIVLVRRWKNEETMELKRRNSIVPPTIPKKLIVTGDSNKKQQQAKTYQDLKSKYTNLQQDIKRVNKPLSSVENLRDVEKNVSKTKNEPQEIYTSESERFSGTEIESDYLDDDLEAEEDLEDEEELDDEEDIEAEEVDDTELVAKLEAKYGKLPTPSQSEEEEEDEEEEEEEDEEEIEDEEEEEEDDEGDWKPGINAPKAVYSSVEDKKLKEKESARERQVHPPPRGGRQAFESIHPGDYDNVNIQDEIEHWLARDLDN; via the exons atgtCTGGTGATGTACAACCGAGAAAACGTAAAGAAAAAAGACGTAAAAGAG ttgagGGAGAGTACCACATACAAAGGATACAAATTCTCgttg AAGACGAAGATTCAGGAACTCCACCCCCGCAATTAGTAAATCCAGCTGAGCATGCAATGGATAATGTTACGATACATGTCTACAAAGAAGGATCAACAGGAGGTCATTGGTGTGCgaagattatattttttgcattattttCAGTATTGATTGGTCTTGTTGGAGTCATTATTTTAGAGCATCGAGGTACTACTGACG TGGATACGCCAATAAGTTCATCAAAATGGGCGATGATTTTTGATGGATGGGTAGATGATATTCTTCCGAGTCATGATAATGAACCGCATGAAGAAGAAAATAGTAAAGAAGTTGAGCATGAGGACGAAGATGATCATGATAAAGAAAGTCATGAAGAAGATCatgatgatgaagatgaagatgaagGTATTGGATCTGAAGAAGAGGATAACGAGGAAGATgaagaagatgatgatgaagtAAATGAATCAGAAGCTGTAGATATAGAGGATGAAGATGATGAAGAGGAAAATTCAGAAGACATTGAAGACGACGAAGAAGAAAATTCAGAAGATATTGAAGATGATGAAGAAGAAAATTCAGAAGATATTCAGGATGATgaagaggaagaagaagaggaggaagaagaagaagatgatAATGAAGTCGATGTATCTAAAGTTGAAAATGATGAAGATGAAGGTTTTgaagatgatgataatgaaacTTATGAAAATCTTGATGAAACTGATGAATTAGAAGATGAAAATGAATCTGCAGATAAagaaaatgatgataatgatgaaaatGAGGAAGAAGATGAGAATAATGAAGAAGATGAAGATGATATAACTAATATATCAGCGCCTGATGTAGATGTTAGTGTAGAGGGCGTACACTCGCCCTCTAAAGAAGATGAAGAAACAGATTATGAATTTATGGGAATGCCAGGAATTCATGAGAAAGaggattttgaaaaa ATGGAAATAGTTGAAGGTATCGAAGTACCTAAAGAAGAAAACGAAGACGTATTAGACGAAACAAGTG TGCCAGTGAAATTTGGAGTTGGTGTTGCACTAGTCATTGCCGCTCATATTGTTCTGGTTAGAAGGTGGAAAAATg AAGAAACaatggaattaaaaagaaGAAATAGTATTGTACCGCCAacaataccaaaaaaattaattgtaactggggatagtaataaaaaacaacaacaagCAAAAACTTATCAagatttaaaatctaaatatacAAATTTGCAACAAGATATTAAGAGGGTTAATAAACCATTGAGTTCAGTTGAAAATTTACGag atgtggaaaaaaatgtttcaaaaacaaaaaatgaacCACAAGAAATTTATACTTCGGAAAGTGAACGATTTTCTGGGACTGAAATCGAGTCAGATTATTTGGATGATGATTTAGAAGCTGAAGAAGATTTGGAAGACGAAGAAGAACTGGATGATGAGGAAGACATTGAAGCTGAAGAAGTTGATGACACCGAATTGGTTGCTAAATTGGAAGCTAAGTATGGAAAACTGCCTACTCCGAGTCAGagtgaagaagaagaagaagacgaaGAAGAGGAAGAGGAGGAGGATGAAGAAGAAATcgaagatgaagaagaagaagaggaaGACGACGAAGGAGATTGGAaac CAGGTATAAATGCTCCGAAGGCAGTGTATTCTAGtgttgaagataaaaaattaaaagaaaaagaatctGCGAGAGAACGTCAAGTTCATCCGCCTCCTCGAGGTGGTCGTCAAGCTTTTGAATCCATTCATCCTGGAGATTATGATAATGTGAATATCCAAGATGAAATTGAACACTGGTTAGCGCGG gatttagataattaa
- the LOC130669295 gene encoding glutamic acid-rich protein-like isoform X5 has translation MDNVTIHVYKEGSTGGHWCAKIIFFALFSVLIGLVGVIILEHRGTTDVDTPISSSKWAMIFDGWVDDILPSHDNEPHEEENSKEVEHEDEDDHDKESHEEDHDDEDEDEGIGSEEEDNEEDEEDDDEVNESEAVDIEDEDDEEENSEDIEDDEEENSEDIEDDEEENSEDIQDDEEEEEEEEEEEDDNEVDVSKVENDEDEGFEDDDNETYENLDETDELEDENESADKENDDNDENEEEDENNEEDEDDITNISAPDVDVSVEGVHSPSKEDEETDYEFMGMPGIHEKEDFEKMEIVEGIEVPKEENEDVLDETSVPVKFGVGVALVIAAHIVLVRRWKNAEETMELKRRNSIVPPTIPKKLIVTGDSNKKQQQAKTYQDLKSKYTNLQQDIKRVNKPLSSVENLRDVEKNVSKTKNEPQEIYTSESERFSGTEIESDYLDDDLEAEEDLEDEEELDDEEDIEAEEVDDTELVAKLEAKYGKLPTPSQSEEEEEDEEEEEEEDEEEIEDEEEEEEDDEGDWKPGINAPKAVYSSVEDKKLKEKESARERQVHPPPRGGRQAFESIHPGDYDNVNIQDEIEHWLARDLDN, from the exons ATGGATAATGTTACGATACATGTCTACAAAGAAGGATCAACAGGAGGTCATTGGTGTGCgaagattatattttttgcattattttCAGTATTGATTGGTCTTGTTGGAGTCATTATTTTAGAGCATCGAGGTACTACTGACG TGGATACGCCAATAAGTTCATCAAAATGGGCGATGATTTTTGATGGATGGGTAGATGATATTCTTCCGAGTCATGATAATGAACCGCATGAAGAAGAAAATAGTAAAGAAGTTGAGCATGAGGACGAAGATGATCATGATAAAGAAAGTCATGAAGAAGATCatgatgatgaagatgaagatgaagGTATTGGATCTGAAGAAGAGGATAACGAGGAAGATgaagaagatgatgatgaagtAAATGAATCAGAAGCTGTAGATATAGAGGATGAAGATGATGAAGAGGAAAATTCAGAAGACATTGAAGACGACGAAGAAGAAAATTCAGAAGATATTGAAGATGATGAAGAAGAAAATTCAGAAGATATTCAGGATGATgaagaggaagaagaagaggaggaagaagaagaagatgatAATGAAGTCGATGTATCTAAAGTTGAAAATGATGAAGATGAAGGTTTTgaagatgatgataatgaaacTTATGAAAATCTTGATGAAACTGATGAATTAGAAGATGAAAATGAATCTGCAGATAAagaaaatgatgataatgatgaaaatGAGGAAGAAGATGAGAATAATGAAGAAGATGAAGATGATATAACTAATATATCAGCGCCTGATGTAGATGTTAGTGTAGAGGGCGTACACTCGCCCTCTAAAGAAGATGAAGAAACAGATTATGAATTTATGGGAATGCCAGGAATTCATGAGAAAGaggattttgaaaaa ATGGAAATAGTTGAAGGTATCGAAGTACCTAAAGAAGAAAACGAAGACGTATTAGACGAAACAAGTG TGCCAGTGAAATTTGGAGTTGGTGTTGCACTAGTCATTGCCGCTCATATTGTTCTGGTTAGAAGGTGGAAAAATg cAGAAGAAACaatggaattaaaaagaaGAAATAGTATTGTACCGCCAacaataccaaaaaaattaattgtaactggggatagtaataaaaaacaacaacaagCAAAAACTTATCAagatttaaaatctaaatatacAAATTTGCAACAAGATATTAAGAGGGTTAATAAACCATTGAGTTCAGTTGAAAATTTACGag atgtggaaaaaaatgtttcaaaaacaaaaaatgaacCACAAGAAATTTATACTTCGGAAAGTGAACGATTTTCTGGGACTGAAATCGAGTCAGATTATTTGGATGATGATTTAGAAGCTGAAGAAGATTTGGAAGACGAAGAAGAACTGGATGATGAGGAAGACATTGAAGCTGAAGAAGTTGATGACACCGAATTGGTTGCTAAATTGGAAGCTAAGTATGGAAAACTGCCTACTCCGAGTCAGagtgaagaagaagaagaagacgaaGAAGAGGAAGAGGAGGAGGATGAAGAAGAAATcgaagatgaagaagaagaagaggaaGACGACGAAGGAGATTGGAaac CAGGTATAAATGCTCCGAAGGCAGTGTATTCTAGtgttgaagataaaaaattaaaagaaaaagaatctGCGAGAGAACGTCAAGTTCATCCGCCTCCTCGAGGTGGTCGTCAAGCTTTTGAATCCATTCATCCTGGAGATTATGATAATGTGAATATCCAAGATGAAATTGAACACTGGTTAGCGCGG gatttagataattaa